One Dioscorea cayenensis subsp. rotundata cultivar TDr96_F1 unplaced genomic scaffold, TDr96_F1_v2_PseudoChromosome.rev07_lg8_w22 25.fasta BLBR01000466.1, whole genome shotgun sequence genomic window carries:
- the LOC120254471 gene encoding uncharacterized protein LOC120254471, which translates to MQKLKEESLYRDVNIQKDISLGHGVRLPYKRAWMEKEITLATIHGKEGSSWDAGHYFLLMELISLANNNWTWFLATLGEALYGEDDYEEVITFISDWSKVLVNAVALIFLSSPHVYCLHHLEANFMKANDKLGKLLKDQYWVMRWCEMYINIAKSFNALINEARHLLVMSMVDTICERREVSAMWDTYLYPKILNKVEEIIKSSWHLRVGRSSNDTYEVVDNYNSAINLHDRKCSCKRWEVLELLCKYAIATILQTDTNVHCYVDEYFTAESYRHAYVKPIYSIPNSDMPFDDTRQLRMRPPIAKK; encoded by the exons ATGCAGAAACTCAAGGAGGAGTCATTATATAGAGATGTCAACATTCAGAAAGATATATCATTAGGCCATGGTGTTCGCCTACCATATAAGCGTGCTTGGATGGAGAAGGAGATTACACTGGCCACCATTCATGGTAAGGAG GGTTCAAGCTGGGATGCAGGCCATTACTTTTTGTTGATGGAACTCATTAGCTTGGCAA ataataattgGACTTGGTTTCTTGCTACTCTCGGGGAGGCACtgtatggtgaagatgattacGAGGAAGTTATTACATTCATCTCAGATTGGTCGAAGGTTCTTGTTAATGCAGTTGCGCTCATATTCCTGTCATCACCGCATGTTTATTGTCTACACCATTTGGAAGCCAACTTCATGAAGGCTAACGACAAGCTCGGGAAATTATTGAAAGATCAATATTGG GTTATGCGGTGGTGCGAGATGTACATAAATATAGCAAAGTCTTTCAATGCCTTGATCAACGAGGCAAGGCATCTACTGGTAATGAGCATGGTTGATACTATATG TGAGCGGCGCGAAGTGTCCGCCATGTGGGATACATACCTTTACCCTAAGATACTCAATAAGGTTGAAGAAATCATCAAAAGTAGTTGGCATTTGCGGGTGGGCCGATCAAGCAATGACACTTACGAAGTGGTTGACAATTACAACAGTGCTATCAACCTACATGACCGGAAGTGCTCCTGCAAGAGATGGGAAGTACTTGAACTCCTATGCAAGTATGCAATTGCCACGATTTTGCAAACCGACACAAATGTACACTGCTACGTTGATGAATATTTTACAGCCGAATCATATCGTCATGCATATGTCAAACCAATATACTCAATCCCTAATAGTGACATGCCATTCGATGACACCCGTCAACTTAGAATGCGGCCACCGATAGCAAAGAAATGA